In one Solanum lycopersicum chromosome 11, SLM_r2.1 genomic region, the following are encoded:
- the LOC101263871 gene encoding hydroxymethylglutaryl-CoA lyase, mitochondrial, which translates to MSSLEEPLNLERLPSLSNIDWVERFSSGACRPAGEDMAMGDSWSDGRNCSSSNSCVEDNDEYGRENFKWRRHGSRNVISSRRSKNLSKNYIVCGTVSRSQCSTDRQPKSYSNHRSTVRKTFKLFNGMPNHVKIVEVGARDGLQNEKKTVPTSVKVELIQKLVSCGLPVVEVTGFVSPKWVPQLSDAKDVMEAVKDLEGARLPVLTPNMKGFEAAVAAGAKEVAVFASASESFSKSNINCSIEESLVRYRAVTSAAKKLAIPIRGYVSCAIGCPVEGAISPSKVAYVAKELHDMGCFEISLGDTIGIATPGTVVPMLEAVMAVVPVEKLAVHFHDTYGQSLSNILVSLQMGISTVDSSVAGLGGCPYAKGASGNVATEDVVYMLNGLGIKTNVDLQKLLLAGELISKHLDRPSGSKAAIALTGVTADASKM; encoded by the exons ATGTCAAGCTTGGAAGAGCCTCTTAACCTCGAAAGGTTGCCAAGTTTGAGCAACATTGATTGGGTAGAGAGGTTCTCATCTGGTGCCTGCAGGCCTGCAGGAGAAGATATGGCAATGGGAGACTCCTGGTCTGATGGGAGAAATTGCAGCTCTTCCAACAGCTGTGT CGAAGATAATGACGAATATGGGAGAGAGAACTTTAAATGGAGAAGGCATGGATCACGCAACGTCATTTCAAGTCGAAGATCAAAGAATCTTAGCAAGAATTATATAGTATGTGGAACTGTGTCTCGTTCACAGTGTTCGACAGATCGTCAACCTAAATCTTACAGCAACCACAGAAGCACAGTGAGAAAAACGTTCAAG TTGTTCAATGGCATGCCAAATCATGTGAAGATAGTGGAAGTTGGTGCAAGGGATGGATtacaaaatgagaagaaaactGTTCCTACATCAGTGAAGGTTgaattaattcaaaaactaGTCTCTTGTGGGCTACCTGTTGTTGAAGTGACGGGTTTTGTTTCTCCAAAATGGGTGCCTCAG ctGTCGGATGCCAAGGATGTAATGGAAGCAGTTAAGGATCTGGAAGGTGCCAGATTGCCTGTACTGACACCTAATATGAAA GGCTTTGAAGCAGCTGTTGCAGCTGGGGCGAAAGAAGTAGCAGTCTTTGCATCAGCTTCAGAGTCTTTCTCAAAGTCAAACATCAATTGCAGCATTGAGGAGAGCCTTGTCCGATATCGAGCTGTTACATCTGCTGCCAAAAAGCTGGCAATACCAATTCGCGG ATATGTATCCTGCGCTATTGGGTGCCCAGTCGAAGGAGCGATTTCACCTTCAAAAGTGGCATATGTAGCAAAGGAACTTCATGACATGGGATGTTTTGAAATTTCCCTTGGAGACACAATAGGAATCGCTACTCCag GAACTGTTGTTCCTATGCTTGAAGCTGTGATGGCTGTGGTTCCTGTTGAAAAACTTGCTGTGCATTTTCATGATACCTATGGACAGtctctttcaaatattttggtTTCCCTCCAA ATGGGTATTAGCACAGTCGACTCCTCAGTTGCTGGTCTCGGAGGCTGTCCATATGCCAAAGGAGCTTCTGGCAATGTTGCAACAGAAGATGTTGTCTACATGCTCAATGGTCTAGGGATTAAAACCAATGTCGATCTACAGAAACTCCTGCTAGCCGGGGAGTTAATCAGCAAGCATTTGGACCGCCCATCCGGATCCAAAGCAGCCATTGCTTTGACCGGAGTAACAGCAGATGCATCCAAGATGTAG
- the LOC101264177 gene encoding uncharacterized protein isoform X1, whose protein sequence is MDEQEFQRLLELFPAVRSPDYYLDLDASSQSTSQSKQKEEWYQVKQLQDGQSKGCVVESNTRAMGHGEAFWGKLKEAAEKKMNPAEAEEFCKTFRQVYRKLVDEELSLEAAQSLLRS, encoded by the exons ATGGATGAACAAGAATTTCAACGCCTTCTTGAGCTCTTCCCAGCCGTTCGCTCTCCAGATTATTAT CTTGATTTGGATGCGTCAAGTCAATCAACTTCCCAGTCCAAGCAGAAAGAGGAG TGGTATCAGGTGAAGCAATTGCAAGATGGTCAGAGTAAGGGATGTGTAGTAGAGTCCAATACTCGAGCAATGGGCCATGGTG AAGCATTTTGGGGCAAACTAAAAGAAGCTGCGGAGAAAAAG ATGAATCCAGCAGAAGCCGAAGAATTTTGCAAGACATTTCGACAAGTTTACAGGAAACTT GTGGATGAAGAACTGAGTTTGGAAGCTGCTCAGAGCTTACTGAGGTcatga
- the LOC101264177 gene encoding uncharacterized protein isoform X2 has product MDEQEFQRLLELFPAVRSPDYYLDLDASSQSTSQSKQKEEVKQLQDGQSKGCVVESNTRAMGHGEAFWGKLKEAAEKKMNPAEAEEFCKTFRQVYRKLVDEELSLEAAQSLLRS; this is encoded by the exons ATGGATGAACAAGAATTTCAACGCCTTCTTGAGCTCTTCCCAGCCGTTCGCTCTCCAGATTATTAT CTTGATTTGGATGCGTCAAGTCAATCAACTTCCCAGTCCAAGCAGAAAGAGGAG GTGAAGCAATTGCAAGATGGTCAGAGTAAGGGATGTGTAGTAGAGTCCAATACTCGAGCAATGGGCCATGGTG AAGCATTTTGGGGCAAACTAAAAGAAGCTGCGGAGAAAAAG ATGAATCCAGCAGAAGCCGAAGAATTTTGCAAGACATTTCGACAAGTTTACAGGAAACTT GTGGATGAAGAACTGAGTTTGGAAGCTGCTCAGAGCTTACTGAGGTcatga